The following are from one region of the Actinoplanes sp. L3-i22 genome:
- a CDS encoding response regulator, with protein MPENRDPLRYFRVEAKELVEEISSGVLDLDQRPGPEPVAKLLRVAHTLKGAARVVRQKDIADRAHEFEEILVPHRDDPAGLAESDMRELLRLNDVISAQVAALSQPQPAPAPPASSSAAVAAEETPVPAPDEEHEPIAPRSTTEDLDDLLDSIGEANARMAPLRLGCHTLERLHRDAETLAEQMRGGRTSPGLTRATAQRLAGELGTAGRRLIDAVDRIERELDDVRAKAEGLRLVPAGSIFTALRRAVRDAADGDGKKVRFGTVGAEVKMGSHLLGPISAAFLHVVRNAVVHGIEPAAERLTAGKPAEGTITFEVERRGRFAAFRCTDDGRGFDVAALQAKARARGSVVTGEAEVLELVMHGGLSTSKAVTEVSGRAIGMDVVRDIAAQLHGEVKIRSTAGAGAIVELIVPLALLSMTGLLVEAGGTVASLPLDSVRACVRLSATEAATAAATGKLVYQDTAAPFRPLVETLYTGRAVPDSAGAGAAVMLEAGDGTVAVGVDRLCGTHALVARPLPDLAPSTRAIGSVSVDADGNPRLVLDPDGLAAEMLRGDADGGRAAIATMAPPLPILVVDDSLTTRMLERSILESAGYQVDLAASGEEGLERARSRRYGLFLTDIDMPGIDGFTFVERTRADPDLAGVPAILVSSRASAADRDRGIRAGASAYVVKGEFDQEQLLTHIRGLVVRA; from the coding sequence ATGCCGGAGAACCGGGATCCCCTGCGCTACTTCCGGGTCGAGGCGAAGGAGCTGGTCGAGGAGATCAGCTCCGGGGTGCTCGACCTGGACCAGCGGCCCGGCCCGGAGCCGGTGGCGAAGCTGCTGCGGGTGGCGCACACGCTCAAGGGCGCGGCCCGGGTGGTCCGGCAGAAGGACATCGCCGACCGGGCGCACGAGTTCGAGGAGATCCTGGTCCCGCACCGGGACGACCCGGCCGGGCTGGCCGAGTCCGACATGCGCGAGCTGCTGCGGCTCAACGACGTGATCAGCGCGCAGGTCGCCGCGCTGTCCCAGCCGCAACCCGCGCCCGCGCCGCCGGCGTCGTCGTCGGCTGCTGTTGCTGCTGAGGAGACACCGGTCCCGGCGCCGGACGAGGAGCACGAGCCGATCGCCCCGCGCTCCACCACCGAGGACCTCGACGACCTGCTGGACTCGATCGGGGAGGCGAACGCCCGGATGGCCCCGCTGCGCCTGGGCTGCCACACCCTGGAGCGCCTACACCGCGACGCCGAGACGCTCGCCGAGCAGATGCGCGGCGGCCGGACCTCGCCCGGCCTCACCCGGGCGACCGCCCAGCGGCTGGCCGGCGAGCTGGGCACCGCCGGGCGGCGGCTGATCGACGCGGTGGACCGGATCGAACGGGAGCTCGACGACGTCCGGGCCAAGGCGGAGGGCCTGCGCCTGGTGCCGGCCGGCAGCATCTTCACGGCGCTGCGCCGGGCGGTCCGGGACGCGGCCGACGGTGACGGCAAGAAGGTCCGGTTCGGCACCGTCGGCGCCGAGGTGAAGATGGGCTCGCACCTGCTCGGCCCGATCAGCGCCGCGTTCCTGCACGTGGTCCGCAACGCCGTGGTGCACGGGATCGAACCGGCCGCGGAACGGCTGACCGCGGGCAAGCCGGCCGAGGGGACGATCACCTTCGAGGTGGAGCGGCGCGGCCGGTTCGCGGCGTTCCGCTGCACCGACGACGGACGCGGGTTCGACGTGGCCGCGCTGCAGGCCAAGGCGCGGGCCCGGGGCTCGGTGGTGACCGGCGAGGCGGAGGTCCTCGAGCTGGTCATGCACGGCGGGCTGAGCACCTCGAAGGCGGTGACCGAGGTGTCCGGCCGGGCGATCGGGATGGACGTGGTCCGCGACATCGCCGCGCAGCTGCACGGCGAGGTGAAGATCCGCAGCACCGCCGGGGCCGGCGCGATCGTCGAGCTGATCGTGCCGCTCGCCCTGCTGAGCATGACCGGGCTGCTGGTCGAGGCGGGCGGCACGGTCGCGTCGCTGCCGCTGGACTCGGTACGGGCCTGCGTACGGCTGAGCGCCACCGAGGCGGCCACCGCGGCGGCCACCGGCAAACTCGTCTACCAGGACACCGCCGCGCCGTTCCGGCCGCTGGTGGAGACGCTCTACACCGGGCGGGCGGTGCCGGACTCGGCCGGCGCGGGCGCCGCCGTGATGCTGGAGGCCGGCGACGGCACCGTCGCGGTCGGCGTGGACCGGCTCTGCGGCACGCACGCCCTGGTCGCCCGGCCGCTGCCGGACCTGGCCCCGTCCACCCGGGCGATCGGCAGCGTCTCGGTGGACGCGGACGGCAACCCGCGCCTGGTGCTCGACCCGGACGGGCTGGCCGCCGAGATGCTGCGCGGCGACGCGGACGGCGGCCGGGCGGCGATCGCCACGATGGCGCCCCCGCTGCCGATCCTGGTCGTCGACGACTCGCTGACCACCCGGATGCTGGAGCGCAGCATCCTGGAGTCGGCCGGCTACCAGGTCGATCTGGCCGCCTCCGGCGAGGAGGGCCTGGAACGGGCCCGGTCCCGCCGGTACGGCCTGTTCCTCACCGACATCGACATGCCCGGCATCGACGGCTTCACGTTCGTCGAGCGGACCCGGGCCGATCCGGACCTGGCCGGGGTGCCGGCGATCCTGGTCAGCTCCCGGGCCAGCGCCGCCGACCGGGACCGCGGGATCCGGGCCGGGGCCAGCGCGTACGTCGTCAAGGGCGAGTTCGACCAGGAGCAGTTGCTCACCCACATCCGCGGGCTGGTGGTACGGGCATGA
- a CDS encoding response regulator produces the protein MSPTVLIVDDSLTVRMDLNDAFSDDGFTTILCATGAEARKAFTTAEFDAAILDVLLPDADGLELLTELRGSAGHVGVVTMLLSVESEVADRLAGLRIGADEYVGKPYDAGYVVARTRQLLGEQISARTGDGSPTILVIDDSMTFREQLRELLEPEGYAVITANGGEEGLRMAADRRPHAVIVDGVMPGIDGATVIRRIRLDPALRDTPCLLMTAADDYATEMQMLDAGADAFVRKQQDLAVVLAKLAAVLRQSAETLPIEALGSLHGPGKVFTVSPARADLEDWADALRADGYDIVACTGVADALALLAEQTADCIVLGVDGDLPAAREACHRIREVPQIGEIPLVMTGVEDAMLDCLAAGADDYVRADDVPEGLRVHVRAQIRRKQTHDESRRIREELMRRELDAAEERAARQLAETRAALVEELEWRNRELEAFSGSVSHDLRGPLQVISSFAEHMLDEADDEELGEQTRHRITRIHAAALRMADLVESLLILARASRGELRRTTFDMTATARQVCAEVAGRDPEHKVEFQVQDDMSADADEGLVRVILENLINNAVKFTRKVEQPVIIVGCEQGDYFVRDNGAGFPAGKAGELFRPFARLHDARDFPGTGIGLTTVHRAVERHGGEIRADGEEGQGATFRFTLPPTESPPGPERRGQPRRSG, from the coding sequence ATGAGCCCGACCGTGCTGATCGTCGACGACAGCCTGACCGTGCGGATGGACCTGAACGACGCGTTCTCCGACGACGGGTTCACCACGATCCTGTGCGCGACCGGCGCGGAGGCCCGCAAGGCGTTCACCACCGCCGAGTTCGACGCGGCGATCCTGGACGTGCTGCTGCCCGACGCGGACGGCCTGGAGCTGCTCACCGAGCTGCGCGGCTCGGCCGGGCACGTGGGCGTGGTGACCATGCTGCTGTCGGTGGAGAGCGAGGTCGCCGACCGGCTGGCCGGGCTGCGGATCGGCGCGGACGAGTACGTGGGCAAGCCGTACGACGCCGGTTACGTGGTCGCCCGCACCCGGCAGCTGCTCGGCGAGCAGATCTCCGCCCGGACCGGCGACGGCAGCCCGACGATCCTGGTGATCGACGACAGCATGACGTTCCGCGAACAGCTGCGCGAGCTGCTGGAGCCGGAGGGGTACGCGGTGATCACCGCCAACGGCGGCGAGGAGGGCCTGCGGATGGCCGCCGACCGCCGCCCGCACGCGGTGATCGTGGACGGCGTGATGCCGGGCATCGACGGCGCCACGGTGATCCGCCGGATCCGGCTCGACCCGGCGCTGCGCGACACCCCGTGCCTGCTGATGACCGCGGCCGACGACTACGCCACCGAGATGCAGATGCTGGACGCCGGCGCCGACGCGTTCGTCCGCAAGCAGCAGGACCTGGCGGTGGTCCTGGCGAAGCTGGCCGCGGTGCTGCGGCAGTCCGCCGAGACGCTGCCGATCGAGGCGCTCGGCAGCCTGCACGGGCCGGGCAAGGTGTTCACGGTCAGCCCGGCCCGCGCCGACCTGGAGGACTGGGCGGACGCGCTGCGCGCCGACGGGTACGACATCGTCGCCTGCACCGGCGTCGCCGACGCCCTGGCCCTGCTCGCCGAGCAGACCGCCGACTGCATCGTGCTCGGCGTCGACGGCGACCTGCCGGCCGCCCGCGAGGCCTGTCACCGGATCCGCGAGGTGCCGCAGATCGGCGAGATCCCGCTGGTCATGACCGGGGTCGAGGACGCCATGCTGGACTGCCTGGCGGCCGGCGCCGACGACTACGTCCGCGCCGACGACGTCCCCGAGGGCCTGCGCGTGCACGTCCGCGCCCAGATCCGGCGCAAGCAGACGCACGACGAGTCGCGCCGGATCCGCGAGGAGCTGATGCGCCGCGAGCTGGACGCGGCCGAGGAGCGGGCGGCCCGGCAGCTGGCCGAGACCCGGGCGGCGCTGGTCGAGGAGCTGGAGTGGCGCAACCGGGAGCTGGAGGCGTTCTCCGGCTCGGTCTCCCACGACCTGCGCGGCCCGCTGCAGGTGATCAGCAGTTTCGCCGAGCACATGCTGGACGAGGCGGACGACGAGGAGCTCGGCGAGCAGACCCGGCACCGGATCACCCGGATCCACGCGGCCGCGCTGCGGATGGCCGACCTGGTCGAGTCGCTGCTGATCCTGGCCCGGGCCAGCCGCGGCGAGCTGCGCCGGACCACGTTCGACATGACCGCGACGGCCCGTCAGGTGTGCGCCGAGGTGGCCGGCCGGGATCCCGAGCACAAGGTGGAGTTCCAGGTCCAGGACGACATGTCGGCCGACGCCGACGAGGGCCTGGTCCGGGTGATCCTGGAGAACCTGATCAACAACGCGGTGAAGTTCACCCGCAAGGTCGAGCAACCGGTGATCATCGTCGGATGCGAGCAGGGCGATTATTTCGTACGGGACAATGGGGCCGGTTTTCCGGCGGGGAAGGCCGGCGAGCTGTTCCGTCCCTTCGCCCGCCTGCACGACGCCCGGGATTTCCCCGGCACCGGCATCGGCCTGACCACGGTGCACCGCGCGGTGGAACGCCACGGCGGCGAGATCCGGGCGGACGGCGAGGAGGGCCAGGGCGCGACCTTCCGCTTCACGCTGCCACCGACCGAGTCCCCGCCCGGCCCGGAGCGGCGCGGCCAGCCCCGCCGCTCCGGTTGA
- a CDS encoding methyl-accepting chemotaxis protein — protein sequence MEGHTFGRKMGAGVAITGLLTLVSVTVAVVCMLFVVHAKDRVISAATYQLTGAVNLNGLMDKRLSDYRAYMLYGTAEFSDATAQDRTDFHNQLSSLRSNPDATVRALLDRVSAAEEKHAEWVDTVMAERERTKDPLVAAKLNSTSAVPLRKEVQAALNDLTTRVRADVLADRNHSSRQANIAIAVIVVLGALTAGSAVLVAWRLSRDLRREVGAAVGHIQSSSAELEAAAQQQANGGRDQASAMNEITTTINELLITSRQIADSAQRVSKIAEETESAARAGDSTIDSTRASITAIRTQVDQIVQHMLALGEKSQQIGGVVDLVAELAEQTNILAINATIEASGAGEWGRRFAVVAEEIRKLADRTAASAKEIRQMIEDVRGAVNTTVMATEIGAKAVDAGSRQFDDATSAFREIAQLVSTTNDATREIELSTKQQTTAVEQVNVAVSDTARVSRETESSAVQTKQTAAHLSNLSGELLEMVGSRGH from the coding sequence ATGGAGGGGCACACATTCGGCCGGAAGATGGGTGCCGGGGTCGCGATCACCGGTCTCCTGACGCTGGTCTCGGTGACCGTCGCCGTGGTCTGCATGCTGTTCGTGGTGCACGCCAAGGACCGGGTGATCTCGGCGGCCACCTATCAGCTGACCGGCGCGGTCAATCTCAACGGGCTGATGGACAAGCGGCTCAGCGACTACCGGGCCTACATGCTCTACGGCACCGCGGAGTTCTCCGATGCCACCGCGCAGGACCGGACCGACTTCCACAACCAGCTCAGCAGTCTGCGGAGCAATCCCGACGCGACGGTCCGGGCCCTGCTGGACCGGGTGTCGGCCGCCGAGGAGAAGCACGCCGAGTGGGTCGACACGGTGATGGCCGAGCGGGAGCGCACCAAGGACCCGCTGGTCGCCGCGAAGCTCAACAGCACCTCGGCGGTGCCGCTGCGCAAGGAGGTCCAGGCCGCGCTCAACGACCTGACCACCCGGGTCCGGGCCGACGTGCTGGCCGACCGGAACCACTCGTCGCGGCAGGCGAACATCGCGATCGCGGTGATCGTGGTGCTGGGCGCGCTGACCGCCGGCAGCGCGGTGCTGGTGGCCTGGCGGCTGAGCCGGGACCTGCGCCGCGAGGTGGGCGCCGCGGTCGGGCACATCCAGAGCTCGTCGGCGGAGCTGGAGGCGGCCGCCCAGCAGCAGGCCAACGGCGGGCGGGACCAGGCCAGCGCGATGAACGAGATCACCACCACGATCAACGAGCTGCTGATCACGTCCCGGCAGATCGCCGACAGCGCCCAGCGCGTCTCCAAGATCGCCGAGGAGACCGAGTCGGCGGCCCGGGCCGGCGACTCCACCATCGACTCGACCCGGGCGTCGATCACCGCGATCCGTACCCAGGTCGACCAGATCGTCCAGCACATGCTGGCGCTGGGCGAGAAGTCGCAGCAGATCGGCGGGGTGGTCGACCTGGTCGCGGAGCTGGCCGAGCAGACCAACATCCTGGCCATCAACGCGACCATCGAGGCCAGCGGCGCCGGCGAGTGGGGCCGCCGGTTCGCGGTGGTGGCCGAGGAGATCCGCAAGCTGGCCGACCGGACCGCGGCGTCGGCGAAGGAGATCCGGCAGATGATCGAGGACGTCCGGGGCGCGGTGAACACCACCGTGATGGCGACCGAGATCGGCGCCAAGGCGGTGGACGCCGGGTCCCGGCAGTTCGACGACGCGACCAGCGCGTTCCGGGAGATCGCCCAGCTGGTGTCGACCACCAACGACGCGACCCGGGAGATCGAGCTCTCCACCAAGCAGCAGACCACCGCGGTCGAGCAGGTCAACGTGGCCGTCTCGGACACCGCCCGGGTGTCCCGGGAGACCGAGAGCAGCGCGGTGCAGACCAAGCAGACCGCGGCGCATCTGAGCAACCTCTCCGGCGAACTGCTGGAAATGGTCGGATCCCGGGGCCACTGA
- the cheB gene encoding chemotaxis-specific protein-glutamate methyltransferase CheB, with protein sequence MIRVLVVEDSATMRYHLREALTEDPELQVVGEAVTGEQAVEMTGRLRPDVITMDMMLPGISGLQATEHIMAEHPTPILVVSSADRQELFSTYNALAAGAVDVMEKPRGDESDADWSPRLRRTLRMVSRIRVITHPRARLDGRAKPAPAPTPPAPVTPPHPSAMAVVAIGSSTGGPAALTELLRELPANFRTPVLCVQHIAASEQFAVAFSDWLAGQTGRNVRYAQDGVPVRSLAGQVLLAPPDRHVYLRDHVIRLSDGPPRHSCRPSVDVLFESVAAEYGAMAAGCLLTGMGRDGALGLLQMRKRGAITFAQDEHSCTVYGMPREAALIGAAMHILPPARISARLAELHPAAVRR encoded by the coding sequence ATGATCCGGGTTCTGGTGGTCGAGGACTCCGCGACCATGCGCTACCACCTGCGCGAGGCCCTCACCGAGGACCCGGAGCTGCAGGTGGTCGGCGAGGCGGTGACCGGTGAGCAGGCCGTCGAGATGACCGGCCGGCTGCGCCCGGACGTGATCACGATGGACATGATGCTGCCCGGGATCAGCGGGCTGCAGGCGACCGAGCACATCATGGCCGAGCACCCGACGCCGATCCTGGTGGTCTCGTCGGCGGACCGGCAGGAGCTGTTCAGCACGTACAACGCGCTGGCCGCGGGCGCGGTGGACGTGATGGAGAAGCCGCGCGGCGACGAGTCGGACGCGGACTGGTCGCCCCGGCTGCGCCGGACGCTGCGGATGGTGTCCCGGATCCGGGTGATCACCCACCCGCGGGCGCGGCTGGACGGCCGGGCCAAGCCGGCCCCCGCGCCCACGCCGCCGGCCCCGGTCACTCCCCCGCACCCGAGCGCGATGGCGGTGGTCGCGATCGGCTCGTCGACCGGTGGCCCGGCCGCGCTCACCGAGCTGCTGCGCGAGCTGCCGGCGAACTTCCGGACCCCGGTGCTGTGCGTGCAGCACATCGCGGCCAGCGAGCAGTTCGCGGTGGCGTTCTCCGACTGGCTGGCCGGGCAGACCGGGCGCAACGTGCGCTACGCGCAGGACGGCGTCCCGGTGCGCTCGCTCGCCGGCCAGGTCCTGCTCGCCCCGCCGGACCGTCACGTGTACCTCCGGGACCACGTGATCCGGCTCTCCGACGGCCCGCCCCGGCACTCCTGCCGGCCCTCGGTCGACGTGCTGTTCGAGTCGGTCGCCGCCGAGTACGGCGCGATGGCGGCCGGCTGCCTGCTCACCGGCATGGGCCGGGACGGCGCGCTCGGGCTGCTGCAGATGCGCAAGCGGGGCGCGATCACGTTCGCCCAGGACGAGCACTCGTGCACGGTCTACGGCATGCCCCGGGAGGCGGCGCTGATCGGCGCGGCGATGCACATCCTGCCGCCGGCCCGGATCTCGGCCCGGCTGGCCGAGCTGCATCCCGCGGCGGTCCGCCGATGA
- a CDS encoding N-acetylmuramoyl-L-alanine amidase encodes MNRRQSIVAGTALAVLAAAGGTAALTWPSGPGDRPAAEVTISTVPPDPAAVRPELHAEVDSLDLAGRSELPQRSTRKFSMVSVSWADPADAPRGAIQVRTRSAATGRWSTWQTLGVAEAAADRPDEAARAHGATDPIWTGLADGVAARIAGTGKLPDELQVNLIDTDAKGGRTGGQGGGETVDPSPSVTESPSEPPAGEETTEPTNPPVSDLPTDPTTVPVPAETTEAPPATVPPVTTAATMTTTVAPTGTTAVPVPSSTVPVKAQLPAYVSRAGWSADESLVKYSIDVASQAKMVWVHHTGFGNAYTCAQSASVVRGIQVNDVKVKGLADMGYNFLVDPCGTLFEGRKGGVTNAVIGAHTVGFNTASVGIALLGDYTTATPSDPAMTTIAQVAAARLGAYGYNPASSTAMTEGVGDRYWPINSSVTFPRIAGHKDGERSASGGYLTECPGTNLYAQLNTIRARSNQQITGLAGKSLAGGLSMGGVFYVRTAVTFDWTVTTPSDQIGRFDVLVDGKVATTLPGTARGSAIPLAPGGHTVQVRATHVAGGTAVTAAYKVIADVTAPGLTTPTVVLRTGTYSATSALVTVGYRATDNVKVYTVTASKPAKANLPVAGTAWYTGVKPGVSTTFTLTARDVPGNLRTVSVARKTSLLAETSAKKTGTWTTRKSSNYLGGKALSATKKNTKLTYTFTGRAAALLFSRGAATGRADVYLDGKKIATVDTRSSSTKYRQAVWVKSFSAKKHTVVVVVAGTSGRPTVVSDGLAYVG; translated from the coding sequence ATGAATCGGCGGCAGTCCATCGTGGCGGGCACGGCCCTGGCCGTGCTCGCCGCAGCCGGCGGAACAGCGGCGCTGACCTGGCCGTCCGGTCCGGGTGACCGGCCCGCCGCCGAGGTCACCATCTCGACCGTCCCGCCGGACCCGGCCGCCGTGCGGCCCGAGCTGCACGCCGAGGTCGACTCGCTCGACCTGGCCGGCCGGTCCGAGCTCCCGCAGCGGTCCACCCGGAAGTTCAGCATGGTCAGCGTCTCCTGGGCGGACCCGGCCGACGCGCCGCGGGGCGCCATCCAGGTCCGCACCCGCAGCGCCGCCACCGGTAGGTGGTCCACCTGGCAGACCCTCGGGGTGGCCGAGGCCGCCGCGGACCGGCCGGACGAGGCGGCCCGTGCGCACGGCGCGACCGACCCGATCTGGACCGGCCTCGCCGACGGCGTCGCGGCCCGGATCGCCGGGACCGGGAAGCTGCCGGACGAACTCCAGGTCAACCTGATCGACACCGACGCCAAGGGCGGTAGGACCGGTGGTCAGGGCGGCGGCGAGACCGTCGACCCCAGCCCGTCGGTCACCGAGAGCCCGTCCGAGCCGCCGGCCGGCGAGGAGACCACCGAGCCGACCAACCCGCCGGTCAGCGACCTGCCGACCGACCCGACCACGGTTCCGGTGCCGGCGGAGACGACCGAGGCGCCGCCGGCCACGGTCCCGCCGGTCACCACCGCCGCGACGATGACCACGACCGTCGCGCCGACCGGGACCACCGCGGTGCCGGTGCCGAGCTCGACCGTCCCGGTCAAGGCCCAGCTGCCGGCCTACGTGTCGCGGGCCGGTTGGAGCGCCGACGAGAGCCTGGTCAAGTACTCCATCGACGTCGCCAGCCAGGCCAAGATGGTCTGGGTGCACCACACCGGCTTCGGCAACGCCTACACCTGCGCCCAGTCGGCATCCGTGGTCCGCGGGATCCAGGTCAACGACGTCAAGGTCAAGGGCCTGGCCGACATGGGGTACAACTTCCTGGTCGACCCGTGCGGCACCCTGTTCGAGGGCCGCAAGGGCGGCGTCACGAACGCGGTCATCGGCGCGCACACGGTCGGCTTCAACACCGCCTCGGTCGGGATCGCGCTGCTCGGCGACTACACCACGGCCACCCCCTCGGACCCGGCGATGACCACGATCGCGCAGGTCGCGGCGGCCCGGCTGGGCGCCTACGGATACAACCCGGCCAGCTCCACGGCGATGACCGAGGGGGTCGGCGACCGGTACTGGCCGATCAACTCCAGCGTCACGTTCCCGCGGATCGCCGGGCACAAGGACGGCGAGCGGAGCGCGTCCGGCGGCTACCTGACCGAGTGCCCCGGCACCAACCTGTACGCGCAGCTGAACACCATCCGGGCACGGTCCAACCAGCAGATCACCGGGCTGGCCGGGAAGTCGCTGGCCGGGGGCCTGTCGATGGGCGGGGTGTTCTACGTGCGGACCGCGGTCACCTTCGACTGGACGGTGACCACCCCGTCCGACCAGATCGGCCGGTTCGACGTGCTGGTCGACGGCAAGGTCGCCACCACCCTGCCGGGCACCGCTCGCGGCAGCGCGATCCCGCTGGCCCCGGGCGGGCACACCGTCCAGGTCCGGGCCACGCACGTCGCCGGCGGCACCGCGGTGACCGCGGCCTACAAAGTGATCGCCGACGTGACCGCGCCCGGCCTGACCACGCCGACCGTGGTGCTGCGCACCGGCACCTACTCGGCCACCTCGGCGCTGGTGACCGTCGGCTACCGGGCGACCGACAACGTCAAGGTCTACACGGTGACCGCGAGCAAGCCGGCCAAGGCGAACCTGCCGGTCGCCGGGACGGCCTGGTACACCGGCGTCAAGCCGGGCGTGAGCACGACGTTCACGCTGACCGCGCGGGACGTGCCGGGCAACCTCCGGACGGTGAGCGTGGCCCGCAAGACCTCGCTGCTCGCCGAGACCTCGGCCAAGAAGACCGGGACCTGGACCACCCGCAAGTCGAGCAACTATCTGGGTGGCAAGGCGCTCTCGGCGACGAAGAAGAACACCAAGCTGACCTACACGTTCACCGGGCGGGCCGCCGCGCTGCTGTTCTCCCGCGGGGCGGCGACCGGTAGGGCGGACGTCTACCTGGACGGCAAGAAGATCGCCACGGTCGACACCCGGTCCAGCTCGACGAAGTACCGGCAGGCCGTGTGGGTGAAGTCGTTCAGCGCGAAGAAGCACACGGTGGTGGTCGTGGTGGCCGGCACCAGCGGGCGGCCGACCGTGGTCTCGGACGGCCTCGCGTACGTCGGCTGA